A single region of the Cereibacter sphaeroides 2.4.1 genome encodes:
- a CDS encoding DUF1643 domain-containing protein yields MITRSFVKGDAPSTAVYSDCERYRYLLTRVWDPEGTKALFVMLNPSTATEFQNDPTVERCERRARTLGFGAFRVCNIFAWRDTDPKKMRAAPDPVGNPENDEAIAHSAPWADRIVCAWGAHGAFLDRGRQVEALLRATGLPLHHLGLNRDGQPKHPLYIGYDQQPILWDA; encoded by the coding sequence ATGATCACCCGCAGCTTCGTGAAGGGCGACGCGCCCTCGACGGCGGTCTATTCCGACTGCGAGCGCTACCGCTATCTCCTGACCCGGGTCTGGGATCCCGAGGGCACGAAGGCGCTGTTCGTCATGCTGAACCCGTCCACGGCCACGGAATTCCAGAACGACCCCACCGTCGAGCGCTGCGAGCGGCGGGCGCGCACCCTGGGCTTCGGCGCCTTCCGGGTCTGCAACATCTTCGCCTGGCGCGACACCGATCCGAAGAAGATGCGCGCCGCGCCCGATCCGGTGGGCAATCCCGAGAACGATGAGGCCATCGCCCATTCCGCGCCCTGGGCCGACCGGATCGTCTGCGCCTGGGGCGCGCATGGCGCCTTCCTCGACCGCGGGCGGCAGGTGGAGGCGCTGCTCCGGGCGACGGGGCTTCCGCTCCACCATCTCGGGCTGAACCGCGACGGCCAGCCGAAACATCCGCTCTACATCGGCTACGACCAGCAGCCGATTCTCTGGGACGCCTGA
- a CDS encoding PLP-dependent cysteine synthase family protein produces the protein MDAQKIRTTEGRGRLYDSVLDTVGNTPVIRINNLSPEGVTIYVKAEFFNPAASVKDRLALNIIEAAERSGKLKPGMTVVEATSGNTGIGLAMVCAQKGYPLVITMSEAFSVERRRLMRLLGAKVVLTPRGGKGFGMYRKAQELAEANGWFLASQFETDANADIHEATTAREIVADFAGERLDWFVTGYGTGGTVTGVARVLRRERPEVKIVLSEPANAQLVASGVPQDRNADGTAASGHPAFEAHPIQGWTPDFIPKVLQEGLDAGAYDELIPVAGEDGMKWARELAAKEGILTGVSGGSTFAVARQVAERAPKGSVILAMLPDTGERYMSTPLFQAIGEDMNEEEKALSASTPSFQL, from the coding sequence ATGGATGCTCAGAAGATCCGGACGACCGAGGGCCGCGGCAGGCTCTACGACAGCGTGCTCGACACGGTGGGCAACACGCCCGTCATCCGCATCAACAACCTCTCGCCCGAAGGCGTGACGATCTACGTCAAGGCCGAGTTCTTCAATCCGGCGGCCTCGGTCAAGGACCGGCTCGCGCTGAACATCATTGAGGCGGCGGAACGGTCGGGCAAGCTCAAGCCCGGCATGACCGTCGTCGAGGCGACCTCGGGCAATACCGGCATCGGACTCGCCATGGTCTGCGCCCAGAAGGGCTATCCGCTGGTCATCACCATGTCCGAAGCCTTCTCGGTCGAGCGGCGGCGGCTGATGCGGCTTCTGGGCGCGAAGGTCGTCCTGACCCCGCGCGGCGGCAAGGGCTTCGGCATGTATCGCAAGGCGCAGGAGCTGGCCGAGGCGAACGGCTGGTTCCTCGCGAGCCAGTTTGAGACCGACGCCAATGCCGACATCCACGAGGCCACCACCGCGCGCGAGATCGTGGCGGATTTCGCGGGCGAGCGGCTCGACTGGTTCGTGACCGGCTACGGCACCGGGGGCACGGTCACCGGCGTCGCGCGGGTGCTGCGCCGCGAGCGACCGGAGGTGAAGATCGTGCTCTCCGAGCCTGCGAATGCGCAACTCGTGGCCTCGGGCGTGCCGCAGGACCGCAACGCCGACGGCACTGCGGCCTCGGGCCACCCGGCCTTCGAGGCGCATCCGATCCAGGGCTGGACGCCCGACTTCATCCCGAAGGTGCTGCAGGAGGGGCTCGACGCCGGGGCCTATGACGAGCTGATCCCGGTTGCGGGCGAGGACGGGATGAAATGGGCGCGCGAGCTGGCGGCCAAAGAGGGCATCCTCACCGGCGTCTCGGGCGGTTCCACCTTCGCGGTGGCGCGGCAGGTGGCCGAACGGGCGCCGAAGGGCTCGGTGATCCTCGCGATGCTGCCCGACACGGGCGAGCGCTACATGTCGACCCCGCTCTTCCAGGCGATCGGCGAGGACATGAACGAGGAGGAGAAGGCCCTTTCGGCCTCGACGCCGAGCTTCCAGCTCTGA
- the truB gene encoding tRNA pseudouridine(55) synthase TruB — protein MGRTRKGRAISGWLVVDKPAGMTSTAVVNKVRWALEAQKAGHAGTLDPDATGVLAVALGEATKTVPYITDALKCYRFMVRLGLSTRTDDASGEVIATSEARPTDAEIEAALAAFRGEIQQVPPQFSAVKVEGERAYDLARDGERLDLAARPLWVESLEILSRPDADHVELEMVCGKGGYVRSIARDLGEALGCHGHVAWLRRTWSGPFEAEDGISVATIDELARSEALLSHVLPLAKGLADLPELPATPEGAARLRCGNPGMVIASDVEFGEEAWASFQGQPVAVGIYKSGELHPSRVFNL, from the coding sequence ATGGGACGGACGCGCAAGGGCCGGGCGATCTCGGGCTGGCTGGTGGTGGACAAGCCTGCGGGCATGACCTCGACCGCGGTCGTGAACAAGGTGCGCTGGGCGCTCGAGGCGCAGAAGGCGGGCCATGCGGGCACGCTCGACCCCGATGCGACGGGCGTTCTGGCCGTAGCCCTGGGCGAGGCCACGAAGACCGTGCCCTACATCACCGATGCGCTGAAATGCTACCGCTTCATGGTGCGGCTGGGCCTGTCCACCCGCACCGACGACGCGAGCGGCGAGGTGATCGCCACCTCCGAGGCGCGCCCGACGGATGCGGAGATCGAGGCAGCGCTGGCGGCCTTCCGGGGCGAGATCCAGCAGGTGCCGCCGCAGTTCTCGGCGGTGAAGGTCGAGGGCGAGCGCGCCTATGATCTCGCCCGGGACGGCGAGCGGCTGGATCTGGCGGCCCGTCCGCTCTGGGTCGAAAGCCTCGAAATCCTTTCGCGGCCCGACGCGGACCATGTCGAGCTGGAGATGGTCTGCGGCAAGGGCGGCTATGTCCGCTCCATCGCGCGCGATCTCGGCGAGGCGCTCGGCTGCCACGGCCATGTCGCCTGGCTGCGCCGCACCTGGTCGGGGCCGTTCGAGGCCGAGGACGGGATCTCGGTCGCGACCATCGACGAGCTCGCGCGGAGCGAGGCGCTGCTTTCCCATGTGCTGCCGCTGGCGAAGGGCCTCGCGGATCTGCCCGAACTGCCGGCCACGCCCGAGGGGGCCGCGCGGCTCCGGTGCGGCAATCCCGGCATGGTCATCGCCTCGGATGTCGAGTTCGGCGAGGAAGCCTGGGCGAGTTTCCAGGGCCAGCCCGTCGCGGTGGGCATCTACAAGTCGGGCGAGCTGCATCCGAGCCGGGTGTTCAACCTCTGA
- the rpsO gene encoding 30S ribosomal protein S15 yields MSITVEEKARLIKEYATKEGDTGSPEVQVAVLSSRIATLTEHFKAHKKDNHSRRGLLMMVAQRRKLLDYLKKKDEGRYTALIARLGLRR; encoded by the coding sequence ATGTCGATCACCGTCGAAGAAAAAGCCCGCCTCATCAAGGAATATGCCACCAAGGAAGGCGACACCGGCTCGCCGGAAGTCCAGGTGGCCGTGCTCAGCTCGCGCATCGCGACGCTGACCGAGCACTTCAAGGCCCACAAGAAAGACAACCACTCGCGCCGGGGCCTGCTGATGATGGTGGCGCAGCGCCGCAAGCTGCTCGACTACCTCAAGAAGAAGGACGAAGGCCGGTACACCGCGCTCATCGCGCGTCTGGGCCTCCGCCGCTGA
- the pnp gene encoding polyribonucleotide nucleotidyltransferase: MFNVTKKSIEWGGETLTLETGKVARQADGSVIATLGETSVMANVTFAKAAKPGQDFFPLTVHYQERYYAAGKVPGGFFKREARPSEKETLTSRLIDRPIRPLFVDGFKNEVLLIVTVLSHDLVNEPDIVAMIAASAALTISGVPFMGPIGAARVGFAGGEYVLNPDVDDMQKLRENPEQRLDLVIAGTKDAVMMVESEAYELSEAEMLGAVKFGHEAMQPVIDMIIDFAEEAAHEPFDFSPPDYAALYAKVKSLGETQMRAAFAIREKQDRVNAIDAARAAIKAQLSEAELADENLGTAFKKLESSILRGDIINGGARIDGRDTKTVRPIISETSVLPRTHGSALFTRGETQALVVTTLGTGEDEQIIDALHGNSRSNFLLHYNFPPYSVGEVGRFGPPGRREIGHGKLAWRALQAVLPAATDFPYTIRVVSEITESNGSSSMASVCGGSLSMMDAGVPLKAPVAGVAMGLILEDDGKWAVLTDILGDEDHLGDMDFKVAGTENGITSLQMDIKVAGITPEIMEQALAQAKDGRMHILGEMSKALSSANSFSAYAPKIETLTIPTDKIREVIGSGGKVIREIVETSGAKVDINDDGVIKIASNDQAAIKKAYDMIWSIVAEPEEGQIYTGKVVKLVDFGAFVNFFGKRDGLVHVSQIANKRLTHPNEVLKEGQEVKVKLLGFDERGKVRLGMKMVDQETGQEIQPEKKEKEEAGEA; encoded by the coding sequence ATGTTCAACGTTACAAAGAAATCGATCGAATGGGGCGGCGAGACGCTGACCCTCGAGACCGGCAAGGTCGCCCGTCAGGCGGATGGCTCGGTCATCGCCACGCTGGGCGAGACCTCGGTCATGGCCAACGTGACCTTCGCGAAAGCCGCGAAGCCGGGCCAGGACTTCTTCCCGCTCACGGTTCACTATCAGGAACGCTACTATGCCGCGGGCAAGGTGCCCGGCGGCTTCTTCAAGCGCGAGGCGCGCCCCTCCGAGAAGGAGACGCTGACCTCCCGCCTGATCGACCGTCCGATCCGCCCGCTCTTCGTGGACGGCTTCAAGAACGAAGTGCTGCTGATCGTCACCGTTCTCAGCCATGACCTCGTGAACGAGCCCGATATCGTGGCGATGATCGCGGCCTCGGCGGCGCTGACCATCTCGGGCGTGCCCTTCATGGGCCCGATCGGGGCGGCGCGCGTGGGCTTCGCGGGCGGCGAGTATGTGCTGAACCCCGATGTCGACGACATGCAGAAGCTGCGCGAGAACCCCGAGCAGCGGCTGGATCTGGTCATCGCCGGCACCAAGGACGCGGTGATGATGGTGGAATCGGAAGCTTACGAGCTCTCCGAGGCCGAAATGCTGGGCGCCGTGAAGTTCGGCCATGAGGCGATGCAGCCGGTGATCGACATGATCATCGACTTCGCCGAGGAAGCCGCCCACGAGCCCTTCGACTTCTCGCCGCCGGACTATGCCGCGCTCTATGCCAAGGTGAAATCGCTGGGCGAGACGCAGATGCGCGCCGCCTTCGCGATCCGCGAGAAGCAGGACCGGGTGAATGCCATCGACGCGGCCCGCGCCGCGATCAAGGCGCAGCTCTCGGAAGCGGAACTGGCCGACGAGAACCTCGGCACCGCCTTCAAGAAGCTGGAAAGCTCGATCCTGCGCGGCGACATCATCAACGGGGGCGCGCGCATCGACGGCCGCGACACCAAGACCGTCCGTCCGATCATCTCGGAGACGAGCGTGCTGCCGCGCACCCATGGCTCGGCGCTCTTCACCCGCGGCGAGACGCAGGCGCTGGTCGTGACCACGCTCGGCACCGGCGAGGACGAGCAGATCATCGACGCGCTGCACGGCAACTCGCGCTCGAACTTCCTGCTGCACTACAACTTCCCGCCCTATTCGGTCGGCGAAGTGGGCCGCTTCGGGCCTCCGGGCCGTCGCGAGATCGGCCACGGCAAGCTCGCCTGGCGCGCGCTGCAGGCGGTGCTGCCGGCGGCGACCGACTTCCCCTACACCATCCGCGTGGTCTCCGAGATCACCGAATCGAACGGCTCCTCGTCCATGGCTTCGGTCTGCGGCGGGTCGCTGTCGATGATGGATGCGGGCGTGCCGCTGAAGGCGCCGGTCGCGGGCGTGGCCATGGGTCTCATCCTCGAGGATGATGGCAAATGGGCCGTGCTGACCGACATCCTCGGCGACGAGGATCACCTCGGCGACATGGACTTCAAGGTCGCCGGCACCGAGAACGGCATCACCTCGCTGCAGATGGACATCAAGGTCGCGGGCATCACGCCCGAGATCATGGAGCAGGCCCTCGCCCAGGCGAAGGACGGCCGGATGCACATCCTCGGCGAGATGTCGAAGGCGCTGTCGTCGGCCAATTCCTTCTCGGCCTATGCGCCGAAGATCGAGACGCTGACGATCCCGACCGACAAGATCCGCGAAGTGATCGGCTCGGGCGGCAAGGTGATCCGCGAGATCGTGGAAACCTCGGGCGCCAAGGTCGACATCAACGACGACGGCGTGATCAAGATCGCCTCGAACGATCAGGCTGCCATCAAGAAGGCCTACGACATGATCTGGTCGATCGTGGCGGAGCCGGAAGAGGGCCAGATCTACACCGGCAAGGTGGTGAAGCTCGTCGATTTCGGCGCCTTCGTGAACTTCTTCGGCAAGCGTGACGGCCTCGTGCACGTCTCGCAGATCGCCAACAAGCGCCTGACGCACCCCAACGAGGTGCTGAAGGAAGGCCAGGAAGTGAAGGTCAAGCTCCTCGGCTTCGACGAGCGCGGCAAGGTCCGTCTCGGCATGAAGATGGTCGATCAGGAAACCGGGCAGGAGATCCAGCCCGAGAAGAAAGAGAAGGAAGAGGCCGGCGAGGCCTGA
- a CDS encoding phosphodiester glycosidase family protein codes for MRTRLLAILLAVWPAACATAEPACRDLTFEDTRYSLCEAQAGDDIRIFQTAPDGRPYGSFERINSALEGEGRQLAFAMNAGMYHADRRPVGLLIEEEVERAPLVTSAGPGNFGLLPNGVFCVGDGFRVIESRAFAAERPTCRHASQSGPMLVIGGELHPRFLVDSDSRYIRNGVGVSADGRRAVFAISNRPVTFHEFGRLFRDELGLPEALYFDGSISRLYDRGARRSDWGTPMGPIVGLVVPKP; via the coding sequence ATGAGGACTAGGCTCCTGGCCATCCTGCTCGCGGTCTGGCCCGCGGCTTGCGCGACGGCCGAACCCGCCTGCCGCGATCTCACCTTCGAGGACACGCGCTACAGCCTCTGCGAGGCGCAGGCGGGCGACGACATCCGCATCTTCCAGACTGCGCCGGACGGCAGGCCCTACGGCAGTTTCGAACGCATCAACAGCGCGCTGGAGGGCGAGGGACGCCAGCTCGCCTTCGCGATGAACGCGGGGATGTATCATGCCGACCGCCGCCCCGTGGGGCTGCTGATCGAGGAGGAGGTCGAGCGCGCGCCCCTCGTGACCTCGGCCGGGCCCGGCAATTTCGGACTGCTGCCGAACGGGGTCTTCTGCGTGGGCGACGGCTTCCGCGTGATCGAATCGCGCGCCTTTGCCGCCGAACGTCCCACCTGCCGCCATGCGAGCCAGTCGGGACCGATGCTGGTGATCGGGGGCGAGCTTCATCCGCGTTTCCTCGTGGACAGCGACTCGCGCTACATCCGCAACGGGGTGGGCGTCAGCGCCGACGGCCGCCGCGCGGTCTTCGCCATCTCGAACCGCCCCGTCACCTTCCACGAATTCGGCCGTCTCTTCCGCGACGAGCTCGGCCTGCCCGAGGCGCTCTATTTCGACGGTTCGATCTCGCGGCTCTACGACCGCGGCGCGCGCCGGTCCGACTGGGGCACGCCGATGGGGCCGATCGTGGGTCTCGTGGTTCCGAAGCCCTGA